In Candidatus Bathyarchaeia archaeon, the sequence TAAAGGTTTATTGAAAGAGCGAATTCAATATTGAAATCGATGATTAATTCTTGATAAGTTTTTAGTCGAATAGCCTTAAAAGGTGCCATAATATTCTGTAATATTGCAGTCGGGGGTTAGAATCTTGAGTGTGGATTTTGAGTCTTTAAGCGATGTTCTGAAGCACCCGGTTAGGCGAAAAATTATTCTTGCCCTTTCTGAAAGGGGGAATTTGCCCTATGTTGATCTCATGAATTTTGTGGGAGTTTCCAGTACTGGAAAGTTTAATTATCACTTGAAGATTTTAGGCGATTTAATCGAGAAGGATCAGATCGGGCGATACGTTTTAACGGAAAAGGCGGAGGGCTGCCCATCTTCTTCAAAAGTTTCCAAAGAAGAAGCCTCAACCAACAATTTTGTCTATGGTGGACGCTGCGGTGATCGGTTTTGCAGGCGTAGTCCTGACGGTGGTTAACCCTGTTTTCTGGAAGGTATAGAGGTGGATGCGTTACTCTTCCCTTTAACCGGATTTTTAAGCTTTGCATACGCCTTAATAGTTTCTGGCGCGGTGATGTGGCTGCTAACTGTTAGGAGAACGAATTTCCATGACATAGCAGCCCAAGGGCTGAATTCGTAAGCAAACTAAGAAAAAGGGGTGCACTTTAACATTAACAAAACTTACAAATAATTGACTTATTTTGATGATCTATTAGTCATCATTAACAGAACATTTTGACAAACTATTACGACTTCCCACCGAAGGGGACAGAGGATGTTTCAGTTATTGTTTGAACTGATGAGGCTTTGAATGCTATGTAGACTTTGGAGTCTATGTTGAGTTGCATTTCATTGAGTGATCGTTTTGTTATTTGAACTGTGAAGTCTCTGCCTTCAACATTAACTTTCAATTTTACTACATGTCCCATATCGGATATCTGTGTTATTCTGCCTTCAAAGGTGTTTCTTGCGCTTGAAATAAGTGGGCGTGTTGACAATATAATATCTTCTGGCGGGATGTGCAGTGTCACATTTCCAGCCCTCTTGAATGCAGCTTCGATCTGTAGGCCGCCGATGTCTATGATTGATGTGCCTTCGGTCGTTATCCTTGAAAGGCCGTGGAAAATGTTCTCTAGCATAGTGAAGCTTTTAATAGATTGTGATCGACCCCCAAAAATTTCTTGAAATGTTCCTAGCATCTCTATTTTCCCATCGCTAAGAAAAGCTACTCGGTCCGCTAGTTTTTCCGCTTGAAATATGTTGTGGGTTGCCATAATTACTGTTGTCTTCTTCTCCCTATTAACGTGTGAGATCACCTCCTCAATTGTGGAGGTGTTCCTCGGATCCAGGTTTGCAGTGGGCTCGTCGAGGAGCAGTAGCTCTGGCTCTGTTACCAACGCTTGGGCTATGGCTACCCTTTGGGCCTCTCCACCCGACAGAGTCAGGGCATTTTTGCGTTCAAATCCTCTTAGCTGAACTAGTTCAAGGATCCCATTCACCTTTTGTTCAATATTGCGCTCACCCCTAACTTTTAGGGGATAAGCCACATTATCAAAGACGCTCATGTTAAAGAGAACTGTCTGCTGGAAGACCATTCCAATTTTTCTCCTCAAAAAAGCCCTCTCTTTCTTTGTAGAATAATCTACAAGCTCTCCATCAAAAAACACTTTCCCATTCGTAGGCTCCTCAAGCAGATCGAGAATTCTGAGAAGCGTCGTTTTACCAGCCCCATTCGGCCCGACTAGAACAAATAGCTCTCCGCTTTGAACACTGAAAGATATGCCCTTCAAAACCTGTCTCCCAGAGTATTCCTTAAAGAGGTTTTGCACCTCAACTTTTGGCATTATCCCCTCGCCCCCTTAAGCTGGACGATTGTTAATGCTAAGTTTATTATGAAAGATATGGAGAGCAGGATAGCTCCAAGGGTTAAAGCCATAGCGAAGTTGCCTAGCTCTGTTTCGACCACTATTGCCGTTGTCAGCGTCCGCGTCCACCATCTAATATTGCCCCCGGTTATCATTATGCCGCCAACCTCGGATATGGCGGCGCCGAAGGCCGCGATTATTGATGTTAAAACCCCCATGCGGGCCTCCCTTAACACAAGCCATGCCGCTTGGGTTTCCGTTGCACCAAGCGATAGGGCTTTCTCCCTAATCGATTTCTCAACGCTTCCAACAGCGGACATTGTAACACCAATAATGATTGGAACAACTTCTATAAGCTGTGTTATTATCATGGCTGTAGGCGTATATAGTAGCCCCAGCCAGCCGAGGGGTCCGGATGCTGTCAATATGAGGTAGACTACAAGCCCCACTACAACAGGCGGCATACCCATAAAGGTGTTTACAACGCTTTTCAACATGACATCCACAAGACGTATCACGGTTCGTTTCCCCCTAAACTGCTTAAGCCCTAGAAATGCTCCAACGGGTATGCCTATAAACGCACCTATCATAACAGATGTTCCCGAAACCCTTAAGGACAGTAAAGTTATGTTCAAGATTTCATTCCAAAAAGTATTCTCAAACACCACGCAACCACCATCCAAATATTTTAAGCCTACAATAGGGGATTGAAGTTTTAGGGATTTTGAGCATCATACCATGCCAGCTCCTTTTCCTGTTCAGGAAAACCCAGCATATGCGCCAGCTCAATGTTCCGCGCAATGGGTTTAAATAGGGTTTCACCCTCTTTTTTGAAGTTTGATACGAGCTTTTGCCCCTCCTCCGAAATCATCCATTTAGCCATCATAAGCGCTCCCCTATGGTTTCTCTGAGGATGCTTCTCCGGGTTAACAAGAATTACTGCGTAGGGATTCAGTAACGCAACATCACCTTCAACCAGAACCCTCAAATTCGCGAGCTGGTCCTTAAACGACAGCCAAGTAGCCCTATCCGTTAATGTATAAGCCTTTTTCTCATTGGCCATCCGCAAAACGGCTCCCATGCCAGCTCCAGCCTCCATATACCATGTTTGAATCCTGCTTGAGGGAGTCAAACCCAGCTTTCCCCATATGCTTAACTCCAGCATATGAGTGCCCGATTTGTCTGCACGCGAGACGAATTGGGCATTGCCTCTAGCACCTTCTTCCGCAATCTTGCGGAATGCCTCTGTAGCGTTTTTTAAGCCGCCTATCCTTGCTGGATCGCTCGCAGGACCAACTACTACGAAGTCATTGTACATTACGCCAATTTTATGAATGCCATAACCGCTGTTTACAAACTCGAGCTCAAGCTGTCTAGAATGCACTAGGACGAGATCCGCATCACCCCTCTTAGCGATTTCTATTGCCTGACCAGTGCCAACCGAAATAATATGAACTTCAACGTTATATTTTTCTTGGAAGATAGGCATTAAATAGTCCAGTAGTCCGGAATCATATGTGCTTGTTGTTGTCGCCAGCACAATTATCGACTTCTGGGAGCGCATATACTGCTCGTAAGCAAATACGCTGACAACAGCTATAGTAAACATTAGAATGGCGATTAAGATTCTTGGCAGCCCCTTCACTTTAAAATCACCGTTATGTTTCATTGTATATATCGGCTCCGTTACGTATTTATAAGAATTACGATTAACATCTATTTGTATGCCCACCCAGAGCAAAGCGAAACCTGCCGCAAAAATTTGGCTTGAATATGGGGGAAAACCGATCTTAGGCGGTGGCGGCGCCGCGATACTGAAAGCCATTAAAGAGGAGAAGTCCATTTCAAAGGCTGCGGAAAAACTTGGGATGTCGTATCGTTATGTTTGGAACTATTTGGCTAAGATTAAGAATGCTTTAGGTGAGCCTGTGGTGGAGACCTTTAAGGGTGGGAGAACAGGTGGAGGTGGAGCTAAACTCACTTTGCTGGGTGAATATCTCCTCAAAGAATATAGTAGAATCGAGAATTACGTGGGCGAGGTTCTAAGTGATGAAGAGTATTGGGAGGCTGTCGGATTGAAGATAAGCGCAAGAAACAGATTGAAAGGTGTTGTCAAAAGCGTAGAAAGGGGCGACGTTGTCACAAAGGTAAAAGTGGAAATCATAGTTCCCGCAACAATAACAGCACTAATATCAACCGAGGCAGCAGAAGACCTAGACATCAAGGTAAACGATGAAGTTGAAGCCGTGATAAAAGCAACTGAAGTCATGATAGCCAAACAGATGCAGACACACTAATGAGCAGTTTTCTCTGTAATTATTGTAGAAGTTTAAAGCCGAAATTCTTGAAAATACTGAAGTGCTTTAAATCGAATGTGTAGAGGGATGCTCCTCTATTTATACTATGGCTGCTATCATGACATCTGTTCTTCGTACAGGTGTCCCTAAACTTTCTGCTTTTAGCTCTAATTCGGCGGATAACTGGGCATCCCTCCTTGTATAATCAATTATTGGTAGGAGCAGAACATCCCTAACAGGCTTCGCATACTTTTCAAGAGCATATAAAATTCATGGAGATTAATCACTGTTGTGGCAACAGCCTCGCCTCTCTCAATAAGCTTCCTTAAA encodes:
- a CDS encoding winged helix-turn-helix domain-containing protein; amino-acid sequence: MSVDFESLSDVLKHPVRRKIILALSERGNLPYVDLMNFVGVSSTGKFNYHLKILGDLIEKDQIGRYVLTEKAEGCPSSSKVSKEEASTNNFVYGGRCGDRFCRRSPDGG
- a CDS encoding ABC transporter ATP-binding protein, giving the protein MPKVEVQNLFKEYSGRQVLKGISFSVQSGELFVLVGPNGAGKTTLLRILDLLEEPTNGKVFFDGELVDYSTKKERAFLRRKIGMVFQQTVLFNMSVFDNVAYPLKVRGERNIEQKVNGILELVQLRGFERKNALTLSGGEAQRVAIAQALVTEPELLLLDEPTANLDPRNTSTIEEVISHVNREKKTTVIMATHNIFQAEKLADRVAFLSDGKIEMLGTFQEIFGGRSQSIKSFTMLENIFHGLSRITTEGTSIIDIGGLQIEAAFKRAGNVTLHIPPEDIILSTRPLISSARNTFEGRITQISDMGHVVKLKVNVEGRDFTVQITKRSLNEMQLNIDSKVYIAFKASSVQTITETSSVPFGGKS
- a CDS encoding ABC transporter permease — protein: MVFENTFWNEILNITLLSLRVSGTSVMIGAFIGIPVGAFLGLKQFRGKRTVIRLVDVMLKSVVNTFMGMPPVVVGLVVYLILTASGPLGWLGLLYTPTAMIITQLIEVVPIIIGVTMSAVGSVEKSIREKALSLGATETQAAWLVLREARMGVLTSIIAAFGAAISEVGGIMITGGNIRWWTRTLTTAIVVETELGNFAMALTLGAILLSISFIINLALTIVQLKGARG
- a CDS encoding substrate-binding domain-containing protein codes for the protein MKGLPRILIAILMFTIAVVSVFAYEQYMRSQKSIIVLATTTSTYDSGLLDYLMPIFQEKYNVEVHIISVGTGQAIEIAKRGDADLVLVHSRQLELEFVNSGYGIHKIGVMYNDFVVVGPASDPARIGGLKNATEAFRKIAEEGARGNAQFVSRADKSGTHMLELSIWGKLGLTPSSRIQTWYMEAGAGMGAVLRMANEKKAYTLTDRATWLSFKDQLANLRVLVEGDVALLNPYAVILVNPEKHPQRNHRGALMMAKWMISEEGQKLVSNFKKEGETLFKPIARNIELAHMLGFPEQEKELAWYDAQNP
- a CDS encoding TOBE domain-containing protein is translated as MPTQSKAKPAAKIWLEYGGKPILGGGGAAILKAIKEEKSISKAAEKLGMSYRYVWNYLAKIKNALGEPVVETFKGGRTGGGGAKLTLLGEYLLKEYSRIENYVGEVLSDEEYWEAVGLKISARNRLKGVVKSVERGDVVTKVKVEIIVPATITALISTEAAEDLDIKVNDEVEAVIKATEVMIAKQMQTH
- a CDS encoding PIN domain-containing protein → MIVLDTDVLIEIFDRQSARGDEALRKLIERGEAVATTVINLHEFYMLLKSMRSLLGMFCSYQ